The following proteins are co-located in the Podarcis raffonei isolate rPodRaf1 chromosome 5, rPodRaf1.pri, whole genome shotgun sequence genome:
- the ADD3 gene encoding gamma-adducin isoform X2, whose translation MSAETSQGVITTPPPPSMPHKERYFDRINENDPDYIRERNMSPDLRQDFNMMEQRKRVTQILQSPAFREDLESLIQEQMKKGNNPTGLLALQQIADYIMASSFAGFSSSPLSSGLVTPINDLPGIDTTTYVKGEKLTRCKLASLYRLTDLFGWAHLANSYITVRVSKEHDHILIIPRGLSFSEASASNLVKVNILGDVVDQGSTNLSIDSSGFSPHAAIYSMRPDVRCVIHIHTPATAAVSSMKCGILPISQEALILGDIAYYNYQGSLDEAEERLQLQKVLGPSCKVLVLRNHGVVALGETLEEAFHYIYNVQIACETQVHALAAGGVDNLLILDLQKYKPFTHNLVASGGGGVNMASQFKWKVGEQEFEALMRMLDNLGYRTGYAYRQPLVREKPRHKSDVEIPATVTAFSFDDDSVPISPLKFLAQKQQREKTRWLNSPNTYLKVDVPEESRNGETSPRTKITWIKAEDSSKLSGGTPIKIEDPNQFVPMNTNPSDVLEKRNKIREQNRYDLKTAGPQSQLLAGIVVDKKPSAPMQFEEDEHAPPAPPNPFSHLTEKELEEYKRTIERKQQGVDENDDYQQDANLVSLEMPAVVMNGKEDSHDVDEDLAHRVSQLTTSTVENVEITIKASEKIEETLSPEGSPSKSPSKKKKKFRTPSFLKKNKKKEKVEA comes from the exons ATGAGTGCCGAGACCAGCCAGGGGGTCATCACAACCCCTCCACCCCCCAGCATGCCTCACAAAGAGAGATATTTTGACCGCATCAATGAAAATGACCCTGACTACATCCGCGAAAGAAACATGTCTCCTGACCTCAGGCAAGACTTCAACATGATGGAACAAAGGAAAAGAGTCACCCAGATACTGCAGAGTCCT GCTTTTCGGGAAGACCTGGAATCACTAATTCAAGAGCAAATGAAGAAAGGCAATAACCCAACTGGATTGCTTGCCTTACAGCAGATTGCTGACTACATTATGGCAAGCTCTTTTGCAGGATTTTCTTCATCTCCTCTAA GCTCTGGATTGGTTACACCTATCAATGACCTTCCTGGGATAGATACCACTACATATGTAAAGGGTGAAAAACTTACTCGTTGTAAATTAGCCAGTTTGTATAGGCTGACAGATCTGTTTGGATGGGCACACCTGGCCAATTCATATATCACA GTAAGAGTAAGCAAAGAACATGATCATATTCTTATCATTCCAAGAGGCCTATCGTTTTCTGAAGCTTCTGCCTCCAATTTG GTAAAAGTAAATATACTGGGAGACGTGGTTGACCAGGGAAGCACCAATCTAAGCATTGACAGTTCAGGCTTCAGCCCTCATGCAGCCATCTACTCCATGCGCCCTGATGTTCGATGTGTGATCCACATACACACTCCAGCAACAGCAGCT GTTTCTTCCATGAAGTGTGGTATACTTCCTATCTCTCAGGAGGCTCTCATTCTAGGAGATATTGCATACTACAATTATCAAGGATCTCTGGATGAAGCAGAAGAAAGACTTCAACTCCAGAAAGTTCTTGGGCCAAGCTGTAAG GTGCTGGTCTTGAGGAACCATGGAGTAGTAGCGCTTGGAGAGACATTAGAGGAAGCTTTCCACTACATCTATAATGTGCAAATAGCTTGTGAAACAcag GTACATGCACTGGCTGCAGGCGGCGTAGACAATCTTCTTATCCTAGACTTGCAGAAGTATAAACCTTTCACACACAATCTGGTAgcatctggaggaggaggagttaatATGGCCTCTCAGTTCAAGTGGAAAGTTGGCGAACAGGAGTTTGAAGCACTGATGAGAATGCTGGACAACCTG GGTTACAGAACAGGCTATGCTTATCGACAGCCTCTTGTGAGGGAGAAGCCCAGGCACAAGAGTGATGTTGAGATCCCAGCCACCGTGACTGCCTTTTCCTTTGATGACGATTCAGTTCCAATTTCCCCTCTCAAATTCCTAGCAcaaaagcagcagcgggagaagACAAGATGGTTGAATTCTCCAAATACATATTTGAAAGTAGATGTTCCTGAAGAATCCCGGAATGGAGAAACAAGTCCCCGAACTAAAATCACA TGGATAAAAGCTGAAGATTCATCTAAGCTTAGTGGAGGAACTCCAATCAAAATTGAAGATCCAAACCAGTTTGTTCCGATGAATACAAATCCAAGTGATGTACTGGAAAAGAGGAATAAg aTTCGGGAGCAAAATCGGTATGACTTAAAAACTGCAGGTCCACAGTCTCAGTTGCTTGCTGGAATTGTAGTGGATAAAAAGCCCAGTGCT CCAATGCAGTTTGAAGAAGACGAGCATGCCCCACCAGCCCCTCCCAACCCATTCAGTCATCTCACTGAAAAGGAACTGGAAGAGTACAAGCGGACAATCGAACGCAAGCAACAAGGAGTAGATG aaAATGATGATTACCAACAGGATGCTAACCTCGTCTCTCTGGAGATGCCGGCTGTTGTAATGAATGGCAAAGAAGATTCACATGATGTGGACGAGGATCTTGCACACAGAGTCAGCCAGTTAACCACTAGTACTGTAGAGAATGTGGAGATCACCATTAAGGCCTCTGAAAAAATTGAGGAGACCCTTTCCCCTGAGGGCTCTCCTTCGAAATCaccatcaaagaagaagaagaagttccgtACTCCATCTTtcctaaaaaagaacaaaaagaaggagaaggtggaAGCCTGA
- the ADD3 gene encoding gamma-adducin isoform X1, protein MSAETSQGVITTPPPPSMPHKERYFDRINENDPDYIRERNMSPDLRQDFNMMEQRKRVTQILQSPAFREDLESLIQEQMKKGNNPTGLLALQQIADYIMASSFAGFSSSPLSSGLVTPINDLPGIDTTTYVKGEKLTRCKLASLYRLTDLFGWAHLANSYITVRVSKEHDHILIIPRGLSFSEASASNLVKVNILGDVVDQGSTNLSIDSSGFSPHAAIYSMRPDVRCVIHIHTPATAAVSSMKCGILPISQEALILGDIAYYNYQGSLDEAEERLQLQKVLGPSCKVLVLRNHGVVALGETLEEAFHYIYNVQIACETQVHALAAGGVDNLLILDLQKYKPFTHNLVASGGGGVNMASQFKWKVGEQEFEALMRMLDNLGYRTGYAYRQPLVREKPRHKSDVEIPATVTAFSFDDDSVPISPLKFLAQKQQREKTRWLNSPNTYLKVDVPEESRNGETSPRTKITWIKAEDSSKLSGGTPIKIEDPNQFVPMNTNPSDVLEKRNKIREQNRYDLKTAGPQSQLLAGIVVDKKPSAPMQFEEDEHAPPAPPNPFSHLTEKELEEYKRTIERKQQGVDDADQELFSDDGSSVSQINSQTQSPQNVPEKVEENDDYQQDANLVSLEMPAVVMNGKEDSHDVDEDLAHRVSQLTTSTVENVEITIKASEKIEETLSPEGSPSKSPSKKKKKFRTPSFLKKNKKKEKVEA, encoded by the exons ATGAGTGCCGAGACCAGCCAGGGGGTCATCACAACCCCTCCACCCCCCAGCATGCCTCACAAAGAGAGATATTTTGACCGCATCAATGAAAATGACCCTGACTACATCCGCGAAAGAAACATGTCTCCTGACCTCAGGCAAGACTTCAACATGATGGAACAAAGGAAAAGAGTCACCCAGATACTGCAGAGTCCT GCTTTTCGGGAAGACCTGGAATCACTAATTCAAGAGCAAATGAAGAAAGGCAATAACCCAACTGGATTGCTTGCCTTACAGCAGATTGCTGACTACATTATGGCAAGCTCTTTTGCAGGATTTTCTTCATCTCCTCTAA GCTCTGGATTGGTTACACCTATCAATGACCTTCCTGGGATAGATACCACTACATATGTAAAGGGTGAAAAACTTACTCGTTGTAAATTAGCCAGTTTGTATAGGCTGACAGATCTGTTTGGATGGGCACACCTGGCCAATTCATATATCACA GTAAGAGTAAGCAAAGAACATGATCATATTCTTATCATTCCAAGAGGCCTATCGTTTTCTGAAGCTTCTGCCTCCAATTTG GTAAAAGTAAATATACTGGGAGACGTGGTTGACCAGGGAAGCACCAATCTAAGCATTGACAGTTCAGGCTTCAGCCCTCATGCAGCCATCTACTCCATGCGCCCTGATGTTCGATGTGTGATCCACATACACACTCCAGCAACAGCAGCT GTTTCTTCCATGAAGTGTGGTATACTTCCTATCTCTCAGGAGGCTCTCATTCTAGGAGATATTGCATACTACAATTATCAAGGATCTCTGGATGAAGCAGAAGAAAGACTTCAACTCCAGAAAGTTCTTGGGCCAAGCTGTAAG GTGCTGGTCTTGAGGAACCATGGAGTAGTAGCGCTTGGAGAGACATTAGAGGAAGCTTTCCACTACATCTATAATGTGCAAATAGCTTGTGAAACAcag GTACATGCACTGGCTGCAGGCGGCGTAGACAATCTTCTTATCCTAGACTTGCAGAAGTATAAACCTTTCACACACAATCTGGTAgcatctggaggaggaggagttaatATGGCCTCTCAGTTCAAGTGGAAAGTTGGCGAACAGGAGTTTGAAGCACTGATGAGAATGCTGGACAACCTG GGTTACAGAACAGGCTATGCTTATCGACAGCCTCTTGTGAGGGAGAAGCCCAGGCACAAGAGTGATGTTGAGATCCCAGCCACCGTGACTGCCTTTTCCTTTGATGACGATTCAGTTCCAATTTCCCCTCTCAAATTCCTAGCAcaaaagcagcagcgggagaagACAAGATGGTTGAATTCTCCAAATACATATTTGAAAGTAGATGTTCCTGAAGAATCCCGGAATGGAGAAACAAGTCCCCGAACTAAAATCACA TGGATAAAAGCTGAAGATTCATCTAAGCTTAGTGGAGGAACTCCAATCAAAATTGAAGATCCAAACCAGTTTGTTCCGATGAATACAAATCCAAGTGATGTACTGGAAAAGAGGAATAAg aTTCGGGAGCAAAATCGGTATGACTTAAAAACTGCAGGTCCACAGTCTCAGTTGCTTGCTGGAATTGTAGTGGATAAAAAGCCCAGTGCT CCAATGCAGTTTGAAGAAGACGAGCATGCCCCACCAGCCCCTCCCAACCCATTCAGTCATCTCACTGAAAAGGAACTGGAAGAGTACAAGCGGACAATCGAACGCAAGCAACAAGGAGTAGATG ATGCTGATCAGGAATTATTCTCAGATGACGGGTCATCTGTTTCACAAATTAATTCTCAAACTCAGTCCCCACAAAATGTCCCTGAAAAAGTAGAAG aaAATGATGATTACCAACAGGATGCTAACCTCGTCTCTCTGGAGATGCCGGCTGTTGTAATGAATGGCAAAGAAGATTCACATGATGTGGACGAGGATCTTGCACACAGAGTCAGCCAGTTAACCACTAGTACTGTAGAGAATGTGGAGATCACCATTAAGGCCTCTGAAAAAATTGAGGAGACCCTTTCCCCTGAGGGCTCTCCTTCGAAATCaccatcaaagaagaagaagaagttccgtACTCCATCTTtcctaaaaaagaacaaaaagaaggagaaggtggaAGCCTGA